Proteins encoded by one window of Acidobacteriota bacterium:
- a CDS encoding permease-like cell division protein FtsX: protein MNFLRISMEILRSAVVDLGRRPVSSGLSVVALTVALFVLAVFLVLTHGVRDVLSRWSDQAAVEVFLSAPLDDPRVAELVARFEQEPAVRRVEAVDSGQALEEFEQLFPDLGDVATLLGENPFSGSLRIVPATPDSQAVSRIAKLAQASEVVEAVRYDRQWLRSLARLGRALGGFMLVGAVILLFASLVTVGAVVRLALDDKREEVELMRLVGAPVSFVVGPVLFSGALLGLLGALLALGLVSAGRHLALDAAAATSLGALAELVLGRGLPPAEQVGVALVGALAGTLAAGLAAGRAALR, encoded by the coding sequence ATGAACTTCCTCCGCATCAGCATGGAGATCCTGCGTTCGGCCGTGGTGGATCTGGGGCGGCGGCCGGTCTCTTCGGGCCTGTCCGTCGTGGCGCTGACCGTGGCGCTCTTCGTCCTGGCGGTGTTCCTGGTGCTGACCCATGGCGTGCGAGACGTCCTCTCCCGCTGGTCGGACCAGGCGGCCGTGGAAGTCTTCCTCTCCGCACCGCTGGACGATCCCCGGGTCGCCGAGCTGGTCGCCCGTTTCGAACAGGAGCCGGCGGTGCGGCGCGTGGAGGCGGTCGACTCCGGGCAGGCCCTCGAGGAGTTCGAGCAACTCTTTCCCGACCTGGGAGACGTGGCCACCCTGCTGGGTGAAAACCCCTTCTCGGGTTCCCTGCGTATCGTGCCTGCGACCCCCGACAGCCAGGCGGTCTCTCGTATCGCCAAGCTCGCCCAGGCCAGCGAGGTCGTCGAGGCCGTGCGCTACGATCGCCAGTGGCTGCGTTCCCTCGCGCGCCTGGGACGGGCCCTGGGCGGGTTCATGCTGGTCGGAGCCGTGATCTTGCTCTTCGCCAGCCTGGTCACCGTGGGCGCCGTGGTGCGCCTGGCCCTCGACGACAAGCGTGAAGAAGTGGAATTGATGCGGCTGGTGGGCGCTCCCGTTTCCTTCGTCGTCGGGCCGGTGCTTTTTTCCGGCGCGCTGCTCGGCCTGCTCGGAGCCCTGCTGGCCCTGGGCCTGGTCTCGGCGGGCCGCCACCTCGCTCTCGATGCGGCCGCCGCCACGAGTCTCGGCGCCCTGGCCGAGTTGGTCCTGGGGCGAGGGCTGCCGCCGGCCGAGCAGGTGGGTGTGGCGCTCGTCGGTGCGCTCGCCGGCACCCTCGCCGCGGGTCTCGCCGCGGGGCGGGCGGCGTTGCGCTGA
- the gatB gene encoding Asp-tRNA(Asn)/Glu-tRNA(Gln) amidotransferase subunit GatB, whose product MAAWRAVIGLEVHARLQTRTKLFCPCEAVAGGAPNSRLCPVCLGLPGALPTVNREAVRLGVRLAEALGCTIHRRSVWARKNYFYPDLPKGYQITQYDHPLATGGRVRVDLPRQGPRWIRLERVHLEEDAGRSVHERFGESSCGIDLNRCGVPLVEIVSAPDLETPAQAAAFATRLRAVLMATGVSEAEMEKGSLRCDANVSLSRPGESASVRTEIKNLNSFRHLRRALEAEITRQEEILRGGGRVEPETRGWDDRRRCTVPLRGKEAAAEYRYLREPDLPELVLDPSLRAEAVAAMPEPIHERRDRFVERLGLGTEDAGRLTDDPRLADYFETLVGRGVAPRLAANWLLTEILAHASPARLAPPPVEVADLLRMLEAGRIQAHQAKRALARASTGETDLRSQVDRLAAGGAVGEREVERLCREVLDAHPRLVTRYREGKTSLLAFFIGQVMRSSSGADPRLVGRVMERLLAAM is encoded by the coding sequence GTGGCGGCCTGGCGCGCGGTGATCGGGCTCGAGGTTCATGCCCGGCTGCAAACCCGCACCAAGCTCTTCTGCCCATGCGAGGCGGTCGCCGGGGGCGCTCCCAACTCGCGGCTGTGCCCCGTCTGCCTGGGGCTGCCCGGCGCACTGCCCACGGTCAACCGGGAAGCCGTGCGTCTGGGTGTGCGACTGGCCGAGGCGCTCGGTTGCACGATCCACCGGCGCTCGGTCTGGGCGCGCAAGAACTACTTCTATCCCGACCTGCCCAAGGGGTACCAGATCACCCAGTACGATCATCCCCTGGCCACCGGGGGCCGCGTCCGGGTGGATCTCCCGCGGCAGGGGCCGCGCTGGATTCGTCTCGAACGGGTCCACCTGGAGGAGGACGCCGGCAGGAGCGTACACGAGAGGTTCGGCGAATCGAGTTGCGGGATCGATCTCAACCGCTGTGGTGTCCCCCTGGTGGAGATCGTCTCGGCGCCGGACCTGGAGACGCCGGCGCAGGCCGCGGCCTTCGCCACGCGCCTGCGGGCCGTGTTGATGGCCACCGGTGTCAGCGAAGCGGAGATGGAAAAAGGCTCGCTGCGCTGTGACGCCAACGTTTCCCTGTCCCGCCCCGGAGAGAGCGCTTCGGTTCGTACGGAGATCAAGAATCTCAACTCTTTCCGTCACCTGCGGCGGGCCCTCGAGGCCGAGATCACGCGTCAGGAAGAAATCCTGCGCGGGGGAGGCCGGGTCGAGCCGGAGACCCGCGGCTGGGATGATCGACGGCGCTGCACCGTGCCGCTGCGAGGCAAGGAAGCGGCCGCGGAGTACCGCTATCTCCGCGAGCCGGACCTGCCGGAACTGGTGCTCGATCCGTCCTTGCGGGCCGAAGCCGTCGCCGCGATGCCCGAGCCGATACACGAGCGTCGGGATCGCTTCGTCGAACGACTCGGCCTGGGGACGGAGGATGCCGGGCGATTGACGGATGATCCGCGCCTCGCCGACTACTTCGAGACGCTCGTCGGTCGGGGTGTCGCCCCGCGCCTGGCGGCCAACTGGCTGCTGACCGAGATCCTGGCCCACGCTTCTCCTGCGCGTCTCGCGCCGCCTCCGGTCGAGGTGGCGGATCTGCTTCGTATGTTGGAGGCCGGGCGCATCCAGGCCCACCAGGCCAAGCGGGCGCTGGCCCGGGCGTCGACGGGCGAGACAGATCTCCGCTCGCAGGTCGATCGCCTCGCGGCCGGGGGCGCCGTGGGTGAGCGGGAGGTGGAACGGCTGTGCCGGGAGGTTCTCGACGCTCATCCCCGGCTCGTGACCCGTTACCGGGAGGGCAAGACCTCCCTGCTGGCTTTCTTCATCGGGCAGGTGATGCGCTCGTCCAGCGGCGCGGATCCGCGGCTGGTGGGGCGGGTCATGGAGCGACTGCTGGCGGCGATGTAG
- the ftsE gene encoding cell division ATP-binding protein FtsE yields the protein MIVFDRVTKQYRAGEPALQDVSFHVAPGEFVVVTGPSGAGKTTLLQLVYRELTPSMGRVVVDGRELAGMSWRQVPALRRRIGIVFQDFRLLPRRTVAENVSFVLRALAWPVSRRRERTRRVLEWVGLAHRAHDWPQSLSGGEQQRVAIARALAAEPRLLLADEPTGNLDPARSLEILGLLREIHARGTTVVLATHDLNLIESAKVREIHLRAGRIEEDRQVA from the coding sequence ATGATTGTCTTCGATCGCGTGACCAAGCAGTACCGCGCCGGGGAGCCGGCCCTCCAGGATGTCAGCTTTCATGTCGCCCCCGGCGAATTCGTCGTCGTTACCGGCCCCTCGGGCGCCGGCAAGACCACCTTGCTCCAACTCGTCTACCGGGAGCTGACTCCGTCCATGGGACGGGTCGTGGTCGATGGGCGGGAGCTGGCCGGGATGAGCTGGCGCCAGGTGCCCGCCTTGCGGCGGCGGATCGGTATCGTTTTTCAGGATTTCCGGCTTCTGCCCCGGCGTACCGTGGCCGAGAATGTTTCCTTCGTGCTGCGGGCCCTGGCCTGGCCGGTCTCTCGTCGTCGCGAACGCACCCGGCGGGTCCTCGAGTGGGTCGGCCTGGCCCACCGGGCCCACGACTGGCCCCAGTCTCTTTCGGGTGGTGAGCAGCAGCGGGTGGCCATCGCCCGGGCCCTGGCCGCCGAACCGCGCTTGCTGCTGGCCGACGAGCCCACGGGTAACCTGGATCCCGCGCGCTCTCTCGAAATCCTCGGCCTGCTGCGCGAAATCCACGCCCGCGGTACGACCGTCGTGCTCGCCACCCATGACCTGAACCTGATCGAATCGGCCAAGGTGCGCGAGATTCACCTCCGCGCGGGCCGCATCGAGGAAGATCGGCAAGTGGCATGA